Proteins from a single region of Chromobacterium sp. ATCC 53434:
- the hslU gene encoding ATP-dependent protease ATPase subunit HslU: MTQMTPQEIVHELDQHIIGQHQAKRAVAIALRNRWRRQQVAEPLRSEITPKNILMIGPTGVGKTEIARRLAKLSGAPFVKVEATKFTEVGYVGRDVDTIIRDLVDVAIKDSREAAIKRNRARAEDAAEQRILDVLLPQPRKSSGFFSDEPGGEEKPEDGATRQKFRKMLREGKFDDKEIELEIAAPAAQMNVMAPPGMEDFASQLQGMFQGLGSGKKQTAKLKVADAFKQLIDEEAAKLVNDEELKAEALRNVEQNGIVFIDEIDKVTSRGEGQSGADVSRAGVQRDLLPLVEGTTVSTKYGMVKTDHILFIASGAFQLSKPSDLIPELQGRLPIRVELSPLSVNDFKAILTSTNACLTRQYQALLATESVELDFTESGIQRMAEIAWQVNEKTENIGARRLYTVMEKLLEEVAFDAKSGRCEIDGGYVDNKLGEVAAREDLARYVL, encoded by the coding sequence ATGACGCAAATGACCCCGCAGGAAATCGTCCACGAGCTGGACCAGCACATCATCGGCCAGCATCAGGCCAAGCGCGCCGTCGCCATCGCGCTGCGCAACCGTTGGCGTCGCCAGCAGGTGGCCGAGCCGCTGCGCAGCGAGATCACGCCGAAGAACATTCTGATGATAGGCCCCACCGGCGTCGGCAAGACCGAGATCGCCCGTCGCCTGGCCAAGCTGTCCGGCGCGCCGTTCGTCAAGGTGGAAGCCACCAAGTTCACCGAGGTCGGCTATGTCGGCCGCGATGTCGACACCATCATCCGCGACCTGGTGGACGTGGCGATCAAGGACAGCCGCGAGGCGGCGATCAAGCGCAATCGGGCGCGGGCCGAGGACGCCGCCGAGCAGCGCATCCTCGACGTGCTGTTGCCGCAGCCGCGCAAGTCGTCCGGTTTCTTCAGCGACGAGCCGGGGGGCGAGGAAAAGCCGGAAGACGGCGCCACCCGGCAGAAATTCCGCAAGATGCTGCGCGAGGGCAAGTTCGACGACAAGGAGATCGAACTGGAAATTGCGGCGCCGGCCGCCCAGATGAACGTGATGGCGCCGCCGGGCATGGAGGACTTCGCCAGCCAGCTGCAGGGCATGTTCCAGGGCCTGGGCAGCGGCAAGAAACAGACCGCCAAGCTGAAGGTGGCCGACGCCTTCAAGCAGCTGATCGACGAGGAGGCCGCCAAGCTGGTCAACGACGAAGAGCTGAAGGCCGAGGCGCTGAGGAATGTCGAGCAGAACGGCATCGTCTTCATCGATGAGATCGACAAGGTCACCAGCCGCGGCGAAGGCCAGAGCGGCGCCGATGTGTCGCGCGCCGGCGTGCAGCGCGACCTGCTGCCGCTGGTGGAGGGCACCACCGTGTCCACCAAGTACGGCATGGTGAAGACCGACCACATCCTGTTCATCGCCTCCGGCGCCTTCCAGCTGTCGAAACCGTCGGATCTGATCCCGGAGCTGCAGGGCCGGCTGCCTATCCGCGTCGAGCTGTCGCCGCTGTCGGTCAACGACTTCAAGGCCATCCTGACCAGCACCAATGCCTGCCTGACCCGGCAGTACCAGGCGCTGCTGGCCACCGAGAGCGTGGAGCTGGATTTTACCGAGTCCGGCATTCAGCGAATGGCCGAGATCGCCTGGCAGGTCAACGAGAAAACCGAGAACATCGGCGCGCGCCGTCTGTACACGGTGATGGAGAAGCTGCTGGAGGAGGTGGCGTTCGACGCCAAGTCCGGCCGCTGCGAGATCGACGGCGGCTATGTCGACAACAAGCTGGGCGAAGTGGCCGCACGCGAGGACCTGGCGCGTTACGTGCTTTAA
- a CDS encoding DUF3857 and transglutaminase domain-containing protein, producing the protein MRPTVSRLALAAALACAGQAASASRQPLAEAPLALQSSIRCQHNADNSLDCTTRNQFTILKPAGKDYLSRIDFTYPDTDTLEVLDGEVRQQDGRVIRLDKSQVETRAAPNPYAGVSRDKQTWLAFPELAVGSVVRYEVRHHIAAPPLSRELLYRLDFDPEPVRYDSYRFELSSPRPLLWRSEAMEGFRVHAAADGKAITVEQQGTRYLNFTNEWNNAAIRRWPRLSIATSDSPQQHFGVYAERYNQILAAPLPPAAAAEVARQQGKPAAEQVAAFMQHINSRYRYLNDQRLAERGLVPFTLAEIEQHGYGDCKDLATLLTAMLRRAGIVAEPVLVFRGNFAPAPLLPGLGTVNHMIVRAAVDGKTEWLDPTNPFFAADRIMPDLQERIAYRIGADGQVRADNIPLQAPTVSSRVRRMETLRRDGSADIVSDSELSGWPLIELTMQDRYQGSSSSDQSICRGVGSQPLNCKVERAATGFLQPERYPVRIASQDARAVEKISGLYLYDPQLESRWNDFDSYRGNDNQADVYLGDPEIQERTVTLKGAKAIQPPLSCHARSRWFDLDLSQRADAGGIRYQYRLSRKVRWLSHDDIVSQEFAELSRQARGCATQVRQILKL; encoded by the coding sequence ATGCGTCCCACCGTTTCCCGATTGGCGCTGGCCGCCGCGCTCGCCTGCGCCGGCCAGGCCGCCTCCGCCTCCCGACAACCGCTTGCCGAAGCGCCGCTGGCGCTGCAATCCAGCATCCGTTGCCAGCACAACGCCGACAACAGCCTGGATTGCACCACGCGCAACCAGTTCACCATTCTGAAGCCGGCCGGCAAGGACTATCTGTCGCGGATAGACTTCACCTATCCGGACACCGACACCCTGGAAGTGCTGGACGGCGAGGTGCGCCAGCAGGATGGCCGCGTGATCCGGCTGGACAAGTCGCAGGTGGAAACCCGCGCCGCGCCCAATCCCTACGCCGGCGTCAGCCGCGACAAGCAGACCTGGCTCGCCTTTCCCGAACTGGCGGTCGGCAGCGTGGTCCGCTACGAGGTCCGCCACCACATCGCCGCGCCGCCGCTGAGCCGCGAATTGCTGTACCGGCTGGATTTCGATCCGGAACCGGTGCGCTACGACAGCTACCGTTTCGAACTGAGCTCGCCGCGGCCGCTGCTCTGGCGCAGCGAGGCGATGGAGGGCTTCCGGGTCCATGCCGCCGCCGACGGCAAAGCCATAACGGTGGAACAGCAGGGCACGCGCTACCTGAACTTCACCAATGAGTGGAACAACGCCGCGATCCGGCGCTGGCCGCGGCTGAGCATCGCCACCAGCGATTCGCCGCAACAGCATTTCGGCGTCTACGCCGAACGCTACAACCAGATTCTGGCGGCGCCGCTGCCGCCGGCCGCCGCCGCGGAAGTCGCGCGCCAGCAGGGCAAGCCGGCCGCCGAGCAGGTGGCGGCCTTCATGCAGCACATCAACAGCCGCTACCGCTATCTGAACGACCAGCGGCTGGCCGAACGCGGCCTGGTGCCGTTCACGCTGGCCGAGATCGAGCAACACGGCTACGGCGACTGCAAGGATCTGGCCACCTTGCTGACCGCGATGCTGCGCCGCGCCGGCATCGTCGCCGAGCCGGTGCTGGTATTCCGCGGCAACTTCGCGCCGGCGCCGTTGCTGCCCGGCCTCGGCACCGTCAACCACATGATCGTGCGCGCCGCGGTGGACGGCAAAACCGAGTGGCTGGACCCGACCAACCCCTTCTTCGCCGCCGACCGCATCATGCCCGACCTGCAGGAGCGCATCGCCTACCGCATCGGCGCCGACGGCCAAGTCCGCGCCGACAACATCCCGTTGCAGGCGCCGACGGTCAGCAGCCGCGTCCGCCGGATGGAGACGCTGCGCCGCGACGGCAGCGCCGACATCGTCAGCGACAGCGAGCTGTCCGGCTGGCCATTGATCGAACTGACCATGCAGGACCGCTACCAGGGCAGCAGCAGCTCCGACCAGAGCATCTGCCGCGGCGTCGGCAGCCAGCCGCTGAACTGCAAGGTGGAACGCGCCGCCACCGGCTTCCTGCAACCCGAGCGCTATCCGGTGCGCATCGCCAGCCAGGACGCGCGCGCGGTGGAGAAAATCTCCGGCCTCTACCTGTACGATCCGCAGTTGGAAAGCCGCTGGAACGACTTCGACAGCTACCGCGGCAACGACAACCAGGCCGACGTCTACCTCGGCGACCCGGAAATCCAGGAGCGCACGGTCACGCTGAAAGGCGCCAAGGCCATCCAGCCGCCGCTGAGCTGCCACGCGCGCTCGCGCTGGTTCGACCTGGATCTCAGCCAGCGCGCCGACGCCGGCGGCATCCGCTACCAGTACCGGCTGAGCCGCAAGGTGCGCTGGCTGAGCCACGACGACATCGTCAGCCAGGAATTCGCCGAGCTCAGCCGCCAGGCGCGCGGCTGCGCCACCCAGGTGCGGCAGATTCTCAAGCTGTAA
- a CDS encoding branched-chain amino acid ABC transporter substrate-binding protein — protein sequence MKTRHSLLLCTLVAGVAACNKPASQAPQQEQAAAGSIVVKIGTANPLTGPFAHWGRDADNGVKLAVQEANAEKLVLDGKPVTFEVVSEDDQADPKVATQVAQRMVDAKVAGIVGHLTSGAAIPASRIYSDAGIPMISGSVTSPSFTQQGYHNTYRLIANDVQQGQALAKYAVEKLGAKRVAVIDDRTTYGQGLADDFAKSAEQAGAKVVKREFTTNTATDFMAVLTSVKGEKPDLLFYGGMDAQAGPMVKQMAKLGIKAAFMGADGVNTPEFAKLGGDSAEGSYASSAGAPKEKLPGYGEFSQKYKQQFQADIQSYAPYTYDAAKVLIAAMKRAGSAEPAKYLPEIAKTDYQGVTGPVKFDAKGDIQNATVSLYRLKQGKWVGL from the coding sequence ATGAAAACCCGACACAGTCTGCTGCTGTGCACCTTGGTGGCCGGCGTCGCCGCCTGTAACAAACCCGCCAGCCAGGCGCCGCAGCAGGAGCAGGCCGCCGCCGGCTCGATCGTGGTCAAGATCGGCACCGCCAATCCGCTGACCGGTCCCTTCGCTCACTGGGGGCGCGACGCCGACAACGGCGTCAAGCTGGCGGTACAGGAGGCCAACGCCGAGAAACTGGTGCTGGACGGCAAGCCGGTCACCTTCGAGGTGGTATCGGAAGACGACCAGGCCGATCCCAAGGTCGCCACCCAGGTCGCCCAGCGCATGGTGGACGCCAAAGTCGCCGGCATCGTCGGCCATCTGACCTCCGGCGCAGCCATCCCCGCCTCCCGCATCTACTCCGACGCCGGCATCCCGATGATTTCCGGCTCGGTCACCAGCCCATCGTTCACCCAGCAGGGCTATCACAACACCTACCGCCTGATCGCCAACGATGTGCAGCAGGGGCAGGCGCTGGCCAAGTACGCGGTGGAGAAATTAGGCGCCAAACGCGTCGCCGTCATCGACGACCGCACCACCTACGGCCAGGGCCTGGCCGACGATTTCGCCAAATCGGCCGAGCAGGCCGGCGCCAAGGTGGTCAAGCGCGAGTTCACCACCAACACCGCCACCGACTTCATGGCGGTGCTCACCTCGGTCAAGGGCGAGAAGCCCGACCTGCTGTTCTACGGCGGCATGGACGCCCAGGCCGGCCCGATGGTCAAGCAGATGGCCAAGCTCGGCATCAAGGCCGCCTTCATGGGCGCCGACGGCGTCAACACGCCGGAATTCGCCAAGCTGGGCGGCGACAGCGCCGAAGGCAGCTACGCGTCCAGCGCAGGCGCGCCGAAGGAAAAACTGCCCGGCTACGGCGAATTCAGCCAGAAGTACAAGCAACAGTTCCAGGCCGACATCCAGTCCTACGCACCGTATACCTACGACGCCGCCAAGGTGCTGATCGCCGCGATGAAACGCGCCGGCTCGGCCGAGCCGGCCAAGTATCTGCCGGAAATCGCCAAGACCGACTACCAGGGCGTGACCGGCCCGGTGAAGTTCGACGCCAAGGGCGACATCCAGAACGCCACCGTGTCGCTGTACCGCTTGAAGCAGGGCAAGTGGGTCGGCCTGTAA
- a CDS encoding biopolymer transporter ExbD, with protein MAFGSFNQGPAAPMAEPNTTPLVDVMLVLLVVFIITTPLLTNAVQVDLPRAQAAANQAKPEQIRLSVDAAGKLFWNDQPVAEADLPARFAAAAAANPDVELHLSADKAVRYETVAKTLAAAQQNGVGKIGFVTAAP; from the coding sequence ATGGCCTTCGGTAGTTTCAATCAGGGGCCCGCGGCGCCGATGGCCGAGCCCAACACCACGCCGCTGGTCGACGTGATGCTGGTGCTGCTGGTGGTCTTCATCATCACCACCCCGCTGCTGACCAATGCGGTCCAGGTCGATCTGCCGCGCGCCCAGGCGGCGGCGAACCAGGCCAAGCCCGAGCAGATCCGCTTGTCGGTGGACGCCGCCGGCAAGCTGTTCTGGAACGACCAGCCGGTGGCCGAGGCCGATCTGCCGGCACGCTTCGCCGCCGCCGCCGCCGCCAACCCGGACGTCGAGCTGCATCTGTCGGCCGACAAGGCGGTACGCTACGAAACGGTGGCCAAGACGCTGGCGGCCGCCCAACAAAACGGCGTAGGCAAGATAGGCTTCGTCACCGCCGCGCCCTGA
- a CDS encoding MotA/TolQ/ExbB proton channel family protein, whose translation MNVLTVFQQGDAVLITVFVILILMSVLTWYLIIVRGAQTLLLRRANREAETTLWAAADWSQAETSLQRSQGQVANLARAGLAALKQYQSQAGHALGQACGIDEFLTRAIRKVLAQENARQEAGLTVLASIGSTAPFVGLFGTVWGIYHALVNIGQAGQMSIGAVAGPIGEALVATAAGLAAAIPAVLAYNALTRAQRVMSQELDYFAHDLHAQLLTQSGDGHGLR comes from the coding sequence ATGAACGTACTGACCGTATTTCAACAAGGGGACGCCGTGCTGATCACGGTGTTCGTGATCCTGATCCTGATGTCGGTGCTGACCTGGTATCTGATCATCGTCCGCGGCGCGCAGACGCTGCTGCTGCGCCGCGCCAACCGCGAGGCGGAAACCACGCTGTGGGCCGCCGCCGACTGGAGCCAGGCCGAGACCAGCCTGCAGCGCAGCCAGGGCCAGGTCGCCAATCTGGCTCGCGCCGGCCTCGCCGCGCTGAAGCAGTACCAGAGTCAGGCCGGCCACGCGCTGGGCCAGGCCTGCGGCATCGACGAGTTCCTGACTCGAGCCATCCGCAAGGTGTTGGCGCAGGAGAACGCGCGCCAGGAGGCTGGCCTGACCGTGCTGGCCTCGATAGGCTCCACCGCGCCCTTCGTCGGCCTGTTCGGCACCGTATGGGGCATCTATCACGCGCTGGTCAATATCGGCCAGGCCGGCCAGATGAGCATAGGCGCGGTCGCCGGCCCGATAGGCGAGGCCCTGGTGGCCACCGCCGCCGGCCTCGCCGCCGCGATTCCGGCGGTGCTGGCCTACAACGCCCTGACCCGCGCGCAGCGCGTAATGTCCCAGGAGCTGGATTACTTCGCCCACGACCTGCACGCCCAGTTGCTGACCCAGTCCGGAGACGGCCATGGCCTTCGGTAG
- a CDS encoding Gp37 family protein, with translation MASTSQIVGALLARLRGAAPQLTVEYYAGAEDDYPLAHPRGAALLCLRGSQFGPLRDGYGQVRTLQLAITVLLNQRDAGLGDCDALDAIRQACLGFALPDCQPAWLLSETFLGYRDGVARYAIALATDTLQVTAADPEPLIVLNAVSYEEQP, from the coding sequence GTGGCAAGCACTTCCCAGATTGTCGGCGCGCTATTGGCGCGTCTGCGCGGCGCGGCGCCGCAACTGACCGTCGAGTATTACGCCGGCGCCGAGGACGACTATCCGCTGGCGCATCCACGGGGCGCGGCGCTGCTGTGCCTGCGCGGCAGCCAGTTCGGCCCGTTGCGGGACGGCTATGGCCAGGTGCGCACGCTGCAACTGGCGATCACGGTGCTGCTGAACCAGCGCGACGCCGGCCTGGGGGATTGCGACGCGCTGGACGCGATACGGCAGGCCTGCCTGGGCTTCGCCCTCCCGGATTGCCAGCCGGCGTGGCTGCTGTCGGAAACCTTCCTGGGTTACCGCGACGGCGTGGCCCGCTACGCGATCGCCTTGGCCACCGACACCCTGCAGGTGACGGCGGCCGACCCGGAACCTTTGATCGTGCTTAACGC
- a CDS encoding energy transducer TonB, whose product MKPAPILQYSAIGGVLAAHALALALLNGMSAHEQTIIPPQKLRMEMISLAPADKPAVAPKAAPAPEPVKPQPQVKPQVKPAPSKPVVQPKPALQPVKAPSDAPAPAKAISVAAAPAAPAPAAEAPKTAGGGKPDSREQPFTEPQVNGGYLNNPKPSYPTVSREGGEEGTVRLRVLVSAQGAPQEVSVQDSSGFPRLDRAALAAVKRWRFIPAKRGGEAIAYPFIVPIEFSLKSANT is encoded by the coding sequence ATGAAACCGGCTCCCATCCTGCAATATTCCGCCATAGGCGGCGTGCTGGCCGCTCATGCGCTGGCACTGGCGCTGTTGAACGGCATGTCCGCGCACGAGCAGACCATCATCCCGCCGCAAAAATTGCGGATGGAGATGATTTCGCTGGCGCCGGCCGACAAGCCCGCCGTCGCGCCCAAGGCCGCGCCCGCGCCCGAGCCGGTCAAGCCGCAGCCGCAGGTCAAACCCCAGGTAAAGCCTGCGCCAAGCAAGCCGGTGGTCCAGCCCAAACCGGCCCTGCAGCCGGTGAAGGCCCCGTCCGACGCGCCGGCCCCGGCCAAGGCGATCAGCGTGGCGGCGGCTCCGGCCGCGCCGGCGCCCGCCGCCGAAGCGCCCAAAACCGCCGGCGGCGGCAAGCCCGACAGCCGCGAGCAACCGTTCACCGAGCCCCAGGTCAACGGCGGCTACCTGAACAATCCGAAGCCAAGCTACCCGACGGTGTCGCGCGAGGGCGGCGAGGAAGGCACCGTGCGCCTGCGGGTTCTCGTCAGCGCCCAGGGCGCGCCGCAGGAGGTGTCGGTGCAAGACAGCAGCGGCTTCCCGCGACTGGACCGCGCGGCGCTGGCCGCCGTCAAACGCTGGCGCTTCATTCCGGCCAAGCGCGGCGGCGAAGCGATAGCCTACCCCTTCATCGTGCCCATAGAATTCTCACTCAAGTCTGCCAATACATGA
- the hslV gene encoding ATP-dependent protease subunit HslV — MQQFDGTTIVSVRRGERVALGGDGQVTLGNIVIKATARKIRKLHGGKVLAGFAGGTADAFTLIERFEAKLQKHQGNLLVSAVELAKDWRTDRMLRRLEAMLIVADKDHTLIITGNGDVLEPEQGIAAIGSGGAFAQAAARALLENTDLAPEAMVKKSLEIAGDICIYTNHNHLIETLGPDDEA; from the coding sequence ATGCAGCAGTTCGACGGAACCACCATCGTGTCCGTCCGACGCGGCGAGCGCGTGGCGCTGGGCGGCGACGGGCAAGTGACGCTGGGCAATATCGTGATCAAGGCCACCGCGCGCAAGATACGCAAGCTGCACGGCGGCAAGGTGCTGGCAGGCTTCGCCGGCGGCACCGCCGACGCCTTCACGCTGATCGAGCGCTTCGAGGCCAAGCTGCAGAAGCACCAGGGCAATCTGCTGGTGTCGGCGGTGGAGCTGGCCAAGGACTGGCGCACCGATCGCATGCTGCGCCGGCTGGAGGCGATGCTGATCGTCGCCGACAAGGACCACACGCTGATCATCACCGGCAACGGCGATGTGCTGGAACCGGAGCAGGGCATCGCCGCCATCGGCTCCGGCGGCGCCTTCGCCCAGGCGGCGGCGCGCGCGCTGCTCGAGAACACCGACCTCGCGCCCGAAGCGATGGTGAAGAAATCGCTGGAGATCGCCGGCGACATCTGTATCTACACCAACCACAACCATCTGATCGAAACCCTGGGCCCGGACGACGAGGCCTGA
- a CDS encoding MFS transporter: MNTSLKQRMHGLPTGFRLLMLSDVLSGLAMGAGYVSISWWVVTMGGASDMAWFSTLTALVMLVALPLTAPLGDRFPKNRVIACGIVLAMLSGLALATMAWFDFYQLAWVVASESMAMLAWAIVIPSMLSIASELVPANRLSDALSLQKSSQSVGNLIGPVIGGSLMAFMPAWLALGSYAVLLAIASVGASRIRIPSRSREHIQAESFIDQIRVGLRIRWRIPLERSWAFWGLITMTAYMPMVVTLLPIKLHQLGLPAFWLGACEAAASGGLLIGSLWLTHRLLQHCSRPRARALALFALAAVFLVVALTDHPYLLLAMFAIEGVLLSITMLIGQTHRTLAVPEAYRARVSAINVLVAKLGGMLGPALAGVLLHNWSLDTAYLFFAVFHLLTVVPMLLLPGVNHFLHLSHDEVKDWYLHRYPEAFEPISPTGGKLGQST; encoded by the coding sequence ATGAACACATCCCTTAAACAACGCATGCATGGCCTGCCCACCGGGTTCCGCCTGCTGATGCTGAGCGATGTGCTGAGCGGCCTGGCGATGGGCGCCGGTTATGTCAGCATCAGCTGGTGGGTGGTGACGATGGGCGGCGCAAGCGATATGGCCTGGTTCAGCACGCTGACCGCGCTGGTGATGCTGGTGGCGCTGCCGCTGACCGCCCCGCTGGGCGACCGCTTCCCGAAAAACCGGGTGATCGCCTGCGGCATTGTGCTGGCGATGCTGTCCGGTCTGGCGCTGGCGACGATGGCCTGGTTCGACTTCTATCAACTGGCCTGGGTCGTCGCCAGCGAATCGATGGCGATGCTCGCCTGGGCCATCGTGATTCCATCGATGCTGAGCATCGCGTCCGAGCTGGTGCCGGCCAACCGGCTGTCCGACGCGCTGTCGCTGCAGAAAAGCTCGCAATCGGTGGGCAACCTGATCGGCCCGGTCATCGGCGGCAGCCTGATGGCCTTCATGCCGGCCTGGCTGGCGCTGGGCAGCTATGCCGTGCTGTTGGCCATCGCCTCGGTCGGCGCCTCCCGCATCCGCATTCCATCGCGCAGCCGCGAGCATATCCAGGCGGAAAGCTTCATCGATCAGATCCGCGTCGGCCTGCGCATCCGCTGGCGCATTCCGCTGGAGCGCAGCTGGGCATTCTGGGGGCTGATCACGATGACCGCCTACATGCCCATGGTGGTGACGCTGCTGCCGATCAAGCTGCATCAGCTCGGCCTGCCCGCTTTCTGGCTCGGCGCCTGCGAAGCCGCCGCCAGCGGCGGCCTGCTGATCGGCTCGCTGTGGCTGACCCACAGGCTGCTGCAACACTGTAGCCGGCCGCGCGCCCGCGCTCTGGCGCTATTCGCCCTGGCGGCGGTATTCCTGGTGGTGGCGCTGACGGATCACCCTTATCTGTTGCTGGCGATGTTCGCCATCGAAGGCGTGCTGCTGTCCATCACCATGCTGATCGGCCAGACCCACCGCACGCTGGCGGTGCCGGAGGCCTACCGCGCCCGGGTATCGGCGATCAATGTGCTGGTGGCCAAACTCGGCGGCATGCTGGGGCCGGCGCTGGCTGGCGTGCTGCTGCACAACTGGTCGCTGGACACGGCCTATTTGTTCTTCGCCGTGTTTCACCTGCTGACGGTGGTGCCGATGCTGCTGCTGCCGGGCGTCAACCACTTCCTCCACCTGAGCCACGACGAGGTGAAAGACTGGTATCTGCACCGCTACCCGGAAGCGTTCGAACCAATCTCGCCGACCGGCGGCAAGCTCGGACAGTCGACATGA
- a CDS encoding Mor transcription activator family protein: MQAQLRSKGPELLADLADHITAALQQLANTESRQAEKIAHEITRRMAQHWGGQNVYFPLDRSSKSAERDRQILAEFNGANHASLAQKHGISVQWVYKIIKNARKAV, encoded by the coding sequence ATGCAGGCTCAACTTCGCAGCAAGGGACCGGAACTGCTGGCCGACCTGGCCGACCACATCACGGCGGCCTTGCAACAACTGGCCAATACCGAAAGCCGGCAAGCGGAAAAGATCGCCCACGAGATCACCCGCCGCATGGCCCAGCACTGGGGCGGACAGAACGTCTATTTCCCATTGGACAGAAGCAGCAAGTCGGCCGAACGCGACCGCCAGATCCTGGCGGAATTCAACGGCGCCAACCATGCCTCGCTGGCGCAGAAGCACGGCATTTCGGTGCAGTGGGTGTACAAGATCATCAAGAACGCGCGCAAGGCCGTTTAG